In the genome of Physeter macrocephalus isolate SW-GA chromosome 20, ASM283717v5, whole genome shotgun sequence, one region contains:
- the ASH2L gene encoding set1/Ash2 histone methyltransferase complex subunit ASH2 isoform X1, giving the protein MAAAGTVPGPGVNAGPGPAVAANATPAEEGETKPVVAVAAAPAGEGTSAAPAAEPGSGEAESGDANSVDVSGGLETESSNGKDTLEGAGDTSEVMDTQAGSVDEENGRQLGEVELQCGICTKWFTADTFGIDTSSCLPFMTNYSFHCNVCHHSGNTYFLRKQANLKEMCLSALANLTWQSRTQDEHPKTMFSKDKDIIPFIDKYWECMTTRQRPGKMTWPNNIVKTMSKERDVFLVKEHPDPGSKDPEEDYPKFGLLDQDLSNIGPAYDNQKQSSAVSTSGNLNGGASFGGGIAAGSSGKGRGAKRKQQDGGATGTTKKARSDPLFSAQRLPPHGYPLEHPFNKDGYRYILAEPDPHAPDPEKLELDCWAGKPIPGDLYRACLYERVLLALHDRAPQLKISDDRLTVVGEKGYSMVRASHGVRKGAWYFEITVDEMPPDTAARLGWSQPLGNLQAPLGYDKFSYSWRSKKGTKFHQSIGKHYSSGYGQGDVLGFYISLPEDTETAKSLPDTYKDKALIKFKSYLYFEEKDFVDKAEKSLKQTPHSEIIFYKNGVNQGVAYKDIFEGVYFPAISLYKSCTVSINFGPCFKYPPKDLTYRPMSDMGWGAVVEHTLADVLYHVETEVDGRRSPPWEP; this is encoded by the exons ATGGCGGCGGCGGGAACCGTACCCGGCCCAGGGGTGAATGCAGGACCCGGCCCGGCAGTGGCTGCAAATGCAACACCGGCAGAAGAAGGGGAAACGAAACCGGTAGTAGCGGTAGCAGCCGCTCCGGCCGGGGAGGGGACGTCTGCTGCTCCAGCCGCGGAGCCTGGCTCTGGAGAGGCCGAAAGCGG ggaTGCAAACTCAGTTGATGTAAGTGGTGGCTTGGAGACAGAATCCTCTAATGGAAAGGATACACTA GAAGGTGCTGGGGATACTTCAGAGGTGATGGATACTCAGGCGGGCTCCGTGGATGAAGAGAATGGTCGCCAGTTGGGAGAGGTGGAGCTGCAGTGTGGAATATGTACCAAATGGTTCACAGCAGACACCTTTGGCATAGATACCTC ATCCTGTCTACCTTTCATGACCAACTACAGTTTCCACTGCAATGTATGCCATCATAGTGGGAATACCTACTTCCTCCGGAAGCAAGCAA actTGAAAGAAATGTGCCTTAGTGCTTTGGCCAACCTAACCTGGCAGTCCCGAACACAGGATGAACATCCGAAAACCATGTTCTCCAAAGATAAG gataTCATACCATTTATTGATAAATATTGGGAGTGCATGACGACCAGACAGAGACCTGGGAAAATGACCTGGCCAAATAACATTGTTAAAACGATG AGTAAAGAAAGAGATGTATTCTTAGTAAAGGAACACCCCGATCCTGGGAGTAAGGACCCAGAAGAAGATTACCCCAAATTTGGCCTTCTGGATCAG GATCTTAGTAACATTGGTCCTGcttatgacaaccaaaaacaaaGCAGTGCCGTGTCTACCAGTGGGAATCTAAATG GTGGAGCCTCTTTTGGAG GGGGAATTGCAGCGGGAAGcagtggaaaaggaagaggagctAAGCGCAAACAACAGGATGGCGGGGCCACGGGGACCACCAAGAAGGCCCGGAG tGACCCTTTGTTTTCTGCTCAGCGCCTTCCCCCTCATGGCTACCCCTTGGAACACCCATTTAACAAAGACGGCTACCGGTATATTCTAGCTGAGCCCGATCCCCACGCCCCTGACCCTGAGAAGCTTGAACTCGACTGCTGGGCGGGAAAACCGATTCCTGGAGACCTCTACAGAGCCTGCTTGTATGAACGGGTTTTGTTAGCCCTACATGATCGAG CTCCCCAGTTAAAGATCTCCGATGACCGGCTGACTGTGGTCGGAGAGAAGGGCTACTCTATGGTTCGGGCTTCTCATGGGGTTCGGAAAGGTGCCTGGTACTTTGAAATCACGGTGGATGAGATGCCGCCAGACACCGCTGCTAGACTGGGCTGGTCCCAGCCGTTAG GTAACCTTCAAGCTCCCTTAGGTTATGATAAATTTAGCTATTCTTGGCGGAGCAAAAAGGGGACCAAATTCCACCAGTCCATTGGCAAACACTACTCTTCTGGCTATGGACAGGGAGACGTCCTGGGATTTTATATCAGTCTTCCTGAAGACACAGAGACAGCCAAGTCACTGCCCGATACCTATAAAGATAAG GCTTTGATAAAGTTCAAGAGTTAtttgtattttgaagaaaaagactTTGTGGATAAAGCAGAGAAGAGCCTAAAGCAGACTCCCCATAGCGAG ataattttttataaaaatggtgTCAATCAAGGTGTGGCTTACAAAGATATTTTTGAGGGGGTTTACTTTCCGGCCATCTCGCTGTACAAGAGCTGCACG GTCTCCATTAACTTTGGACCATGCTTCAAGTATCCTCCAAAGGATCTTACGTACCGCCCT ATGAGTGACATGGGCTGGGGCGCCGTGGTGGAACACACTCTGGCTGACGTCTTGTATCACGTGGAAACAGAAGTGGATGGGAGGCGGAGTCCCCCGTGGGAACCCTGA
- the STAR gene encoding steroidogenic acute regulatory protein, mitochondrial isoform X4: MMKHSLQLEAFKAQDAQPRLQDPEANPDGPGEEQSQKHHHRPPRLPHHQGIMLLATFKLCAGSSYRHVRNMKGLRHQAALAIGQELNRRAPGGPTPAAWINQVRSHGSLLGSQLEDTLYSDQELAYIQQGEEAMQRALGILSHQEGWKKESQQANGDEVLSKVIPDVGKVFRLEVVVDQPLERLYEELVEHMEAMGEWNPNVKEIKVLQKIGKDTVITHELAAEAAGNLVGPRDFVSVRCTKRRGSVCVLAGMATHYGEMPQQKGVIRAEHGPTCMVLHPLAGSPSKTKLTWLLNIDLKNEMLGKV; this comes from the exons ATGATGAAACACAGCCTTCAGCTGGAGGCATTTAAGGCGCAGGACGCACAGCCGCGGCTGCAGGACCCAGAGGCCAACCCTGACGGCCCAGGAGAGGAACAGAGCCAAAAGCACCACCACCGGCCTCCACGCCTGCCCCACCACCAGGGAATCATGCTCCTCGCCACGTTCAAGCTGTGCGCCGGGAGCTCCTACAGACACGTGCGCAACATGAAGG GGCTGAGGCACCAGGCTGCGCTGGCCATCGGCCAGGAGCTGAACCGGAGGGCCCCGGGGGGCCCGACCCCAGCTGCCTGGATTAACCAGGTTCGGAGTCACGGCTCTCTGCTAG GTTCCCAGCTGGAAGACACTCTCTACAGCGACCAAGAACTGGCCTATATCCAGCAGGGAGAAGAGGCCATGCAGAGGGCCCTGGGCATCCTCAGTCACCAGGAGGGCTGGAAGAAGGAGAGCCAGCAG GCGAATGGGGACGAAGTGTTGAGTAAAGTGATCCCAGACGTGGGCAAGGTGTTCCGGCTGGAGGTGGTAGTGGACCAGCCCTTGGAGAGGCTTTACGAAGAGCTCGTGGAGCACATGGAGGCCATGGGCGAGTGGAACCCGAATGTCAAGGAGATCAAG GTCCTGCAGAAGATTGGAAAAGACACAGTCATCACTCACGAGCTGGCCGCAGAGGCGGCAGGAAACCTCGTGGGGCCCCGAGACTTCGTGAGCGTGCGCTGTACCAAGCGCCGGGGCTCCGTGTGTGTGCTGGCTGGCATGGCCACACACTACGGGGAGATGCCCCAGCAGAAGGGCGTCATCAG AGCTGAGCACGGCCCCACCTGCATGGTGCTCCATCCCCTGGCTGGAAGCCCCTCAAAGACCAAGCTCACCTGGCTGCTCAACATTGACCTCAAG AATGAAATGTTGGGAAAGGTGTGA
- the ASH2L gene encoding set1/Ash2 histone methyltransferase complex subunit ASH2 isoform X3 has product MAAAGTVPGPGVNAGPGPAVAANATPAEEGETKPVVAVAAAPAGEGTSAAPAAEPGSGEAESGDANSVDVSGGLETESSNGKDTLEGAGDTSEVMDTQAGSVDEENGRQLGEVELQCGICTKWFTADTFGIDTSSCLPFMTNYSFHCNVCHHSGNTYFLRKQANLKEMCLSALANLTWQSRTQDEHPKTMFSKDKSKERDVFLVKEHPDPGSKDPEEDYPKFGLLDQDLSNIGPAYDNQKQSSAVSTSGNLNGGASFGGGIAAGSSGKGRGAKRKQQDGGATGTTKKARSDPLFSAQRLPPHGYPLEHPFNKDGYRYILAEPDPHAPDPEKLELDCWAGKPIPGDLYRACLYERVLLALHDRAPQLKISDDRLTVVGEKGYSMVRASHGVRKGAWYFEITVDEMPPDTAARLGWSQPLGNLQAPLGYDKFSYSWRSKKGTKFHQSIGKHYSSGYGQGDVLGFYISLPEDTETAKSLPDTYKDKALIKFKSYLYFEEKDFVDKAEKSLKQTPHSEIIFYKNGVNQGVAYKDIFEGVYFPAISLYKSCTVSINFGPCFKYPPKDLTYRPMSDMGWGAVVEHTLADVLYHVETEVDGRRSPPWEP; this is encoded by the exons ATGGCGGCGGCGGGAACCGTACCCGGCCCAGGGGTGAATGCAGGACCCGGCCCGGCAGTGGCTGCAAATGCAACACCGGCAGAAGAAGGGGAAACGAAACCGGTAGTAGCGGTAGCAGCCGCTCCGGCCGGGGAGGGGACGTCTGCTGCTCCAGCCGCGGAGCCTGGCTCTGGAGAGGCCGAAAGCGG ggaTGCAAACTCAGTTGATGTAAGTGGTGGCTTGGAGACAGAATCCTCTAATGGAAAGGATACACTA GAAGGTGCTGGGGATACTTCAGAGGTGATGGATACTCAGGCGGGCTCCGTGGATGAAGAGAATGGTCGCCAGTTGGGAGAGGTGGAGCTGCAGTGTGGAATATGTACCAAATGGTTCACAGCAGACACCTTTGGCATAGATACCTC ATCCTGTCTACCTTTCATGACCAACTACAGTTTCCACTGCAATGTATGCCATCATAGTGGGAATACCTACTTCCTCCGGAAGCAAGCAA actTGAAAGAAATGTGCCTTAGTGCTTTGGCCAACCTAACCTGGCAGTCCCGAACACAGGATGAACATCCGAAAACCATGTTCTCCAAAGATAAG AGTAAAGAAAGAGATGTATTCTTAGTAAAGGAACACCCCGATCCTGGGAGTAAGGACCCAGAAGAAGATTACCCCAAATTTGGCCTTCTGGATCAG GATCTTAGTAACATTGGTCCTGcttatgacaaccaaaaacaaaGCAGTGCCGTGTCTACCAGTGGGAATCTAAATG GTGGAGCCTCTTTTGGAG GGGGAATTGCAGCGGGAAGcagtggaaaaggaagaggagctAAGCGCAAACAACAGGATGGCGGGGCCACGGGGACCACCAAGAAGGCCCGGAG tGACCCTTTGTTTTCTGCTCAGCGCCTTCCCCCTCATGGCTACCCCTTGGAACACCCATTTAACAAAGACGGCTACCGGTATATTCTAGCTGAGCCCGATCCCCACGCCCCTGACCCTGAGAAGCTTGAACTCGACTGCTGGGCGGGAAAACCGATTCCTGGAGACCTCTACAGAGCCTGCTTGTATGAACGGGTTTTGTTAGCCCTACATGATCGAG CTCCCCAGTTAAAGATCTCCGATGACCGGCTGACTGTGGTCGGAGAGAAGGGCTACTCTATGGTTCGGGCTTCTCATGGGGTTCGGAAAGGTGCCTGGTACTTTGAAATCACGGTGGATGAGATGCCGCCAGACACCGCTGCTAGACTGGGCTGGTCCCAGCCGTTAG GTAACCTTCAAGCTCCCTTAGGTTATGATAAATTTAGCTATTCTTGGCGGAGCAAAAAGGGGACCAAATTCCACCAGTCCATTGGCAAACACTACTCTTCTGGCTATGGACAGGGAGACGTCCTGGGATTTTATATCAGTCTTCCTGAAGACACAGAGACAGCCAAGTCACTGCCCGATACCTATAAAGATAAG GCTTTGATAAAGTTCAAGAGTTAtttgtattttgaagaaaaagactTTGTGGATAAAGCAGAGAAGAGCCTAAAGCAGACTCCCCATAGCGAG ataattttttataaaaatggtgTCAATCAAGGTGTGGCTTACAAAGATATTTTTGAGGGGGTTTACTTTCCGGCCATCTCGCTGTACAAGAGCTGCACG GTCTCCATTAACTTTGGACCATGCTTCAAGTATCCTCCAAAGGATCTTACGTACCGCCCT ATGAGTGACATGGGCTGGGGCGCCGTGGTGGAACACACTCTGGCTGACGTCTTGTATCACGTGGAAACAGAAGTGGATGGGAGGCGGAGTCCCCCGTGGGAACCCTGA
- the STAR gene encoding steroidogenic acute regulatory protein, mitochondrial isoform X2, translated as MRSSLQLEAFKAQDAQPRLQDPEANPDGPGEEQSQKHHHRPPRLPHHQGIMLLATFKLCAGSSYRHVRNMKGLRHQAALAIGQELNRRAPGGPTPAAWINQVRSHGSLLGSQLEDTLYSDQELAYIQQGEEAMQRALGILSHQEGWKKESQQANGDEVLSKVIPDVGKVFRLEVVVDQPLERLYEELVEHMEAMGEWNPNVKEIKVLQKIGKDTVITHELAAEAAGNLVGPRDFVSVRCTKRRGSVCVLAGMATHYGEMPQQKGVIRAEHGPTCMVLHPLAGSPSKTKLTWLLNIDLKGWLPKTIINQVLSQTQVDFANHLRKRLQSRPALEARC; from the exons atgaggagcag CCTTCAGCTGGAGGCATTTAAGGCGCAGGACGCACAGCCGCGGCTGCAGGACCCAGAGGCCAACCCTGACGGCCCAGGAGAGGAACAGAGCCAAAAGCACCACCACCGGCCTCCACGCCTGCCCCACCACCAGGGAATCATGCTCCTCGCCACGTTCAAGCTGTGCGCCGGGAGCTCCTACAGACACGTGCGCAACATGAAGG GGCTGAGGCACCAGGCTGCGCTGGCCATCGGCCAGGAGCTGAACCGGAGGGCCCCGGGGGGCCCGACCCCAGCTGCCTGGATTAACCAGGTTCGGAGTCACGGCTCTCTGCTAG GTTCCCAGCTGGAAGACACTCTCTACAGCGACCAAGAACTGGCCTATATCCAGCAGGGAGAAGAGGCCATGCAGAGGGCCCTGGGCATCCTCAGTCACCAGGAGGGCTGGAAGAAGGAGAGCCAGCAG GCGAATGGGGACGAAGTGTTGAGTAAAGTGATCCCAGACGTGGGCAAGGTGTTCCGGCTGGAGGTGGTAGTGGACCAGCCCTTGGAGAGGCTTTACGAAGAGCTCGTGGAGCACATGGAGGCCATGGGCGAGTGGAACCCGAATGTCAAGGAGATCAAG GTCCTGCAGAAGATTGGAAAAGACACAGTCATCACTCACGAGCTGGCCGCAGAGGCGGCAGGAAACCTCGTGGGGCCCCGAGACTTCGTGAGCGTGCGCTGTACCAAGCGCCGGGGCTCCGTGTGTGTGCTGGCTGGCATGGCCACACACTACGGGGAGATGCCCCAGCAGAAGGGCGTCATCAG AGCTGAGCACGGCCCCACCTGCATGGTGCTCCATCCCCTGGCTGGAAGCCCCTCAAAGACCAAGCTCACCTGGCTGCTCAACATTGACCTCAAG GGATGGCTGCCGAAGACCATCATCAACCAGGTCCTCTCGCAGACCCAGGTGGATTTTGCCAACCACCTGCGCAAGCGCCTGCAGTCCCGCCCCGCTCTCGAAGCCAGGTGTTGA
- the ASH2L gene encoding set1/Ash2 histone methyltransferase complex subunit ASH2 isoform X2, whose protein sequence is MAAAGTVPGPGVNAGPGPAVAANATPAEEGETKPVVAVAAAPAGEGTSAAPAAEPGSGEAESGDANSVDVSGGLETESSNGKDTLEGAGDTSEVMDTQAGSVDEENGRQLGEVELQCGICTKWFTADTFGIDTSSCLPFMTNYSFHCNVCHHSGNTYFLRKQANLKEMCLSALANLTWQSRTQDEHPKTMFSKDKDIIPFIDKYWECMTTRQRPGKMTWPNNIVKTMSKERDVFLVKEHPDPGSKDPEEDYPKFGLLDQDLSNIGPAYDNQKQSSAVSTSGNLNGGIAAGSSGKGRGAKRKQQDGGATGTTKKARSDPLFSAQRLPPHGYPLEHPFNKDGYRYILAEPDPHAPDPEKLELDCWAGKPIPGDLYRACLYERVLLALHDRAPQLKISDDRLTVVGEKGYSMVRASHGVRKGAWYFEITVDEMPPDTAARLGWSQPLGNLQAPLGYDKFSYSWRSKKGTKFHQSIGKHYSSGYGQGDVLGFYISLPEDTETAKSLPDTYKDKALIKFKSYLYFEEKDFVDKAEKSLKQTPHSEIIFYKNGVNQGVAYKDIFEGVYFPAISLYKSCTVSINFGPCFKYPPKDLTYRPMSDMGWGAVVEHTLADVLYHVETEVDGRRSPPWEP, encoded by the exons ATGGCGGCGGCGGGAACCGTACCCGGCCCAGGGGTGAATGCAGGACCCGGCCCGGCAGTGGCTGCAAATGCAACACCGGCAGAAGAAGGGGAAACGAAACCGGTAGTAGCGGTAGCAGCCGCTCCGGCCGGGGAGGGGACGTCTGCTGCTCCAGCCGCGGAGCCTGGCTCTGGAGAGGCCGAAAGCGG ggaTGCAAACTCAGTTGATGTAAGTGGTGGCTTGGAGACAGAATCCTCTAATGGAAAGGATACACTA GAAGGTGCTGGGGATACTTCAGAGGTGATGGATACTCAGGCGGGCTCCGTGGATGAAGAGAATGGTCGCCAGTTGGGAGAGGTGGAGCTGCAGTGTGGAATATGTACCAAATGGTTCACAGCAGACACCTTTGGCATAGATACCTC ATCCTGTCTACCTTTCATGACCAACTACAGTTTCCACTGCAATGTATGCCATCATAGTGGGAATACCTACTTCCTCCGGAAGCAAGCAA actTGAAAGAAATGTGCCTTAGTGCTTTGGCCAACCTAACCTGGCAGTCCCGAACACAGGATGAACATCCGAAAACCATGTTCTCCAAAGATAAG gataTCATACCATTTATTGATAAATATTGGGAGTGCATGACGACCAGACAGAGACCTGGGAAAATGACCTGGCCAAATAACATTGTTAAAACGATG AGTAAAGAAAGAGATGTATTCTTAGTAAAGGAACACCCCGATCCTGGGAGTAAGGACCCAGAAGAAGATTACCCCAAATTTGGCCTTCTGGATCAG GATCTTAGTAACATTGGTCCTGcttatgacaaccaaaaacaaaGCAGTGCCGTGTCTACCAGTGGGAATCTAAATG GGGGAATTGCAGCGGGAAGcagtggaaaaggaagaggagctAAGCGCAAACAACAGGATGGCGGGGCCACGGGGACCACCAAGAAGGCCCGGAG tGACCCTTTGTTTTCTGCTCAGCGCCTTCCCCCTCATGGCTACCCCTTGGAACACCCATTTAACAAAGACGGCTACCGGTATATTCTAGCTGAGCCCGATCCCCACGCCCCTGACCCTGAGAAGCTTGAACTCGACTGCTGGGCGGGAAAACCGATTCCTGGAGACCTCTACAGAGCCTGCTTGTATGAACGGGTTTTGTTAGCCCTACATGATCGAG CTCCCCAGTTAAAGATCTCCGATGACCGGCTGACTGTGGTCGGAGAGAAGGGCTACTCTATGGTTCGGGCTTCTCATGGGGTTCGGAAAGGTGCCTGGTACTTTGAAATCACGGTGGATGAGATGCCGCCAGACACCGCTGCTAGACTGGGCTGGTCCCAGCCGTTAG GTAACCTTCAAGCTCCCTTAGGTTATGATAAATTTAGCTATTCTTGGCGGAGCAAAAAGGGGACCAAATTCCACCAGTCCATTGGCAAACACTACTCTTCTGGCTATGGACAGGGAGACGTCCTGGGATTTTATATCAGTCTTCCTGAAGACACAGAGACAGCCAAGTCACTGCCCGATACCTATAAAGATAAG GCTTTGATAAAGTTCAAGAGTTAtttgtattttgaagaaaaagactTTGTGGATAAAGCAGAGAAGAGCCTAAAGCAGACTCCCCATAGCGAG ataattttttataaaaatggtgTCAATCAAGGTGTGGCTTACAAAGATATTTTTGAGGGGGTTTACTTTCCGGCCATCTCGCTGTACAAGAGCTGCACG GTCTCCATTAACTTTGGACCATGCTTCAAGTATCCTCCAAAGGATCTTACGTACCGCCCT ATGAGTGACATGGGCTGGGGCGCCGTGGTGGAACACACTCTGGCTGACGTCTTGTATCACGTGGAAACAGAAGTGGATGGGAGGCGGAGTCCCCCGTGGGAACCCTGA
- the STAR gene encoding steroidogenic acute regulatory protein, mitochondrial isoform X5, whose translation MLLATFKLCAGSSYRHVRNMKGLRHQAALAIGQELNRRAPGGPTPAAWINQVRSHGSLLGSQLEDTLYSDQELAYIQQGEEAMQRALGILSHQEGWKKESQQANGDEVLSKVIPDVGKVFRLEVVVDQPLERLYEELVEHMEAMGEWNPNVKEIKVLQKIGKDTVITHELAAEAAGNLVGPRDFVSVRCTKRRGSVCVLAGMATHYGEMPQQKGVIRAEHGPTCMVLHPLAGSPSKTKLTWLLNIDLKGWLPKTIINQVLSQTQVDFANHLRKRLQSRPALEARC comes from the exons ATGCTCCTCGCCACGTTCAAGCTGTGCGCCGGGAGCTCCTACAGACACGTGCGCAACATGAAGG GGCTGAGGCACCAGGCTGCGCTGGCCATCGGCCAGGAGCTGAACCGGAGGGCCCCGGGGGGCCCGACCCCAGCTGCCTGGATTAACCAGGTTCGGAGTCACGGCTCTCTGCTAG GTTCCCAGCTGGAAGACACTCTCTACAGCGACCAAGAACTGGCCTATATCCAGCAGGGAGAAGAGGCCATGCAGAGGGCCCTGGGCATCCTCAGTCACCAGGAGGGCTGGAAGAAGGAGAGCCAGCAG GCGAATGGGGACGAAGTGTTGAGTAAAGTGATCCCAGACGTGGGCAAGGTGTTCCGGCTGGAGGTGGTAGTGGACCAGCCCTTGGAGAGGCTTTACGAAGAGCTCGTGGAGCACATGGAGGCCATGGGCGAGTGGAACCCGAATGTCAAGGAGATCAAG GTCCTGCAGAAGATTGGAAAAGACACAGTCATCACTCACGAGCTGGCCGCAGAGGCGGCAGGAAACCTCGTGGGGCCCCGAGACTTCGTGAGCGTGCGCTGTACCAAGCGCCGGGGCTCCGTGTGTGTGCTGGCTGGCATGGCCACACACTACGGGGAGATGCCCCAGCAGAAGGGCGTCATCAG AGCTGAGCACGGCCCCACCTGCATGGTGCTCCATCCCCTGGCTGGAAGCCCCTCAAAGACCAAGCTCACCTGGCTGCTCAACATTGACCTCAAG GGATGGCTGCCGAAGACCATCATCAACCAGGTCCTCTCGCAGACCCAGGTGGATTTTGCCAACCACCTGCGCAAGCGCCTGCAGTCCCGCCCCGCTCTCGAAGCCAGGTGTTGA
- the STAR gene encoding steroidogenic acute regulatory protein, mitochondrial isoform X3: MMKHSLQLEAFKAQDAQPRLQDPEANPDGPGEEQSQKHHHRPPRLPHHQGIMLLATFKLCAGSSYRHVRNMKGLRHQAALAIGQELNRRAPGGPTPAAWINQVRSHGSLLGSQLEDTLYSDQELAYIQQGEEAMQRALGILSHQEGWKKESQQANGDEVLSKVIPDVGKVFRLEVVVDQPLERLYEELVEHMEAMGEWNPNVKEIKVLQKIGKDTVITHELAAEAAGNLVGPRDFVSVRCTKRRGSVCVLAGMATHYGEMPQQKGVIRAEHGPTCMVLHPLAGSPSKTKLTWLLNIDLKLFLERRKLRPKKVW; the protein is encoded by the exons ATGATGAAACACAGCCTTCAGCTGGAGGCATTTAAGGCGCAGGACGCACAGCCGCGGCTGCAGGACCCAGAGGCCAACCCTGACGGCCCAGGAGAGGAACAGAGCCAAAAGCACCACCACCGGCCTCCACGCCTGCCCCACCACCAGGGAATCATGCTCCTCGCCACGTTCAAGCTGTGCGCCGGGAGCTCCTACAGACACGTGCGCAACATGAAGG GGCTGAGGCACCAGGCTGCGCTGGCCATCGGCCAGGAGCTGAACCGGAGGGCCCCGGGGGGCCCGACCCCAGCTGCCTGGATTAACCAGGTTCGGAGTCACGGCTCTCTGCTAG GTTCCCAGCTGGAAGACACTCTCTACAGCGACCAAGAACTGGCCTATATCCAGCAGGGAGAAGAGGCCATGCAGAGGGCCCTGGGCATCCTCAGTCACCAGGAGGGCTGGAAGAAGGAGAGCCAGCAG GCGAATGGGGACGAAGTGTTGAGTAAAGTGATCCCAGACGTGGGCAAGGTGTTCCGGCTGGAGGTGGTAGTGGACCAGCCCTTGGAGAGGCTTTACGAAGAGCTCGTGGAGCACATGGAGGCCATGGGCGAGTGGAACCCGAATGTCAAGGAGATCAAG GTCCTGCAGAAGATTGGAAAAGACACAGTCATCACTCACGAGCTGGCCGCAGAGGCGGCAGGAAACCTCGTGGGGCCCCGAGACTTCGTGAGCGTGCGCTGTACCAAGCGCCGGGGCTCCGTGTGTGTGCTGGCTGGCATGGCCACACACTACGGGGAGATGCCCCAGCAGAAGGGCGTCATCAG AGCTGAGCACGGCCCCACCTGCATGGTGCTCCATCCCCTGGCTGGAAGCCCCTCAAAGACCAAGCTCACCTGGCTGCTCAACATTGACCTCAAG ttatttttagaaagaaggaaactcaGGCCCAAGAAGGTATGGTAG
- the STAR gene encoding steroidogenic acute regulatory protein, mitochondrial isoform X1, which produces MMKHSLQLEAFKAQDAQPRLQDPEANPDGPGEEQSQKHHHRPPRLPHHQGIMLLATFKLCAGSSYRHVRNMKGLRHQAALAIGQELNRRAPGGPTPAAWINQVRSHGSLLGSQLEDTLYSDQELAYIQQGEEAMQRALGILSHQEGWKKESQQANGDEVLSKVIPDVGKVFRLEVVVDQPLERLYEELVEHMEAMGEWNPNVKEIKVLQKIGKDTVITHELAAEAAGNLVGPRDFVSVRCTKRRGSVCVLAGMATHYGEMPQQKGVIRAEHGPTCMVLHPLAGSPSKTKLTWLLNIDLKGWLPKTIINQVLSQTQVDFANHLRKRLQSRPALEARC; this is translated from the exons ATGATGAAACACAGCCTTCAGCTGGAGGCATTTAAGGCGCAGGACGCACAGCCGCGGCTGCAGGACCCAGAGGCCAACCCTGACGGCCCAGGAGAGGAACAGAGCCAAAAGCACCACCACCGGCCTCCACGCCTGCCCCACCACCAGGGAATCATGCTCCTCGCCACGTTCAAGCTGTGCGCCGGGAGCTCCTACAGACACGTGCGCAACATGAAGG GGCTGAGGCACCAGGCTGCGCTGGCCATCGGCCAGGAGCTGAACCGGAGGGCCCCGGGGGGCCCGACCCCAGCTGCCTGGATTAACCAGGTTCGGAGTCACGGCTCTCTGCTAG GTTCCCAGCTGGAAGACACTCTCTACAGCGACCAAGAACTGGCCTATATCCAGCAGGGAGAAGAGGCCATGCAGAGGGCCCTGGGCATCCTCAGTCACCAGGAGGGCTGGAAGAAGGAGAGCCAGCAG GCGAATGGGGACGAAGTGTTGAGTAAAGTGATCCCAGACGTGGGCAAGGTGTTCCGGCTGGAGGTGGTAGTGGACCAGCCCTTGGAGAGGCTTTACGAAGAGCTCGTGGAGCACATGGAGGCCATGGGCGAGTGGAACCCGAATGTCAAGGAGATCAAG GTCCTGCAGAAGATTGGAAAAGACACAGTCATCACTCACGAGCTGGCCGCAGAGGCGGCAGGAAACCTCGTGGGGCCCCGAGACTTCGTGAGCGTGCGCTGTACCAAGCGCCGGGGCTCCGTGTGTGTGCTGGCTGGCATGGCCACACACTACGGGGAGATGCCCCAGCAGAAGGGCGTCATCAG AGCTGAGCACGGCCCCACCTGCATGGTGCTCCATCCCCTGGCTGGAAGCCCCTCAAAGACCAAGCTCACCTGGCTGCTCAACATTGACCTCAAG GGATGGCTGCCGAAGACCATCATCAACCAGGTCCTCTCGCAGACCCAGGTGGATTTTGCCAACCACCTGCGCAAGCGCCTGCAGTCCCGCCCCGCTCTCGAAGCCAGGTGTTGA